In Holophagales bacterium, one DNA window encodes the following:
- a CDS encoding VCBS repeat-containing protein, protein MTTRRQGPSILDALASLRPWSLGVVAVAVLAVASPLGAAVATPVLKWVRGGCFTSWCQTGWYGSPAVADLDGDGTVEVIWASYDLVAVKGTDGTLVWRSASGQRSWPGVVVADLDGDGALEIAVGRGGNELAVVEADGALAWSRHPFAGGEVRTLAAADLDGDDRVELLVGRASSGSTQQVAVYSSGGDLRPGWPARRDGEPGYGAGMYNENLAVGDLDGDGRPEIYAPTDTHYVSVFDRDGNQRAADPATWPGKVWSQVGVHVDLAADLRGYAECGVEHRPNFANAAPAIGDLDRDGSLELVLPGDVYDCSIGDPDGDLHYLPWILRADRRRATVGGVDWTVLPTAEPGSGPLSQDYSVIENAVANAVLADLDGDGRREVLLPSYDGRLHVWWLDKSEHGLWPFAVPGSGIRFASEPAVADLDGDGQAEVIFASWPEKNTGRTGDLFVLSSSGQILQQVALPAPFGSATWNGALGAPTLADLDGDADLELVLGTASTGLVAYDLPGTANARRLWPTGRGSRLRDGNLPLALFRDGFETGAPLRWRRTP, encoded by the coding sequence ATGACGACCCGCCGGCAAGGACCCTCCATTCTCGACGCCCTCGCCTCACTCCGGCCCTGGAGCCTCGGCGTCGTCGCCGTGGCGGTCCTGGCGGTCGCGTCGCCGCTCGGCGCCGCGGTCGCCACGCCGGTGCTCAAGTGGGTGCGCGGCGGCTGCTTCACCTCGTGGTGCCAGACCGGCTGGTACGGATCGCCGGCGGTCGCCGACCTCGACGGCGACGGGACCGTCGAGGTGATCTGGGCCTCCTACGATCTCGTCGCGGTGAAGGGCACGGACGGCACGCTCGTCTGGCGTTCGGCGAGCGGCCAGCGCTCCTGGCCGGGCGTGGTGGTCGCCGACCTCGACGGCGACGGAGCCCTCGAGATCGCCGTCGGCCGCGGCGGCAACGAGCTCGCCGTGGTCGAGGCCGACGGCGCGCTCGCCTGGAGCCGCCATCCCTTTGCCGGCGGCGAGGTGCGGACGCTCGCCGCCGCCGACCTCGACGGCGACGACCGCGTCGAGCTGCTCGTCGGCCGCGCCTCGAGCGGGTCGACGCAACAGGTCGCCGTCTATTCGAGCGGCGGCGATCTGCGCCCGGGCTGGCCGGCCCGGCGCGACGGCGAGCCGGGCTACGGCGCCGGCATGTACAACGAGAACCTCGCCGTCGGCGACCTCGACGGCGACGGCCGCCCGGAGATTTACGCTCCCACCGACACCCACTACGTCTCGGTCTTCGATCGCGACGGCAATCAGCGCGCCGCCGACCCCGCGACCTGGCCCGGCAAGGTCTGGAGTCAGGTGGGAGTGCACGTCGATCTCGCCGCCGACCTGCGCGGCTATGCCGAGTGCGGGGTCGAGCACCGCCCCAACTTCGCCAACGCCGCGCCGGCGATCGGCGATCTCGACCGCGACGGCTCGCTCGAGCTCGTCCTGCCGGGCGACGTCTACGACTGTTCGATCGGTGATCCCGACGGTGACCTCCACTACCTGCCCTGGATCCTCCGCGCCGATCGCCGCCGGGCGACGGTGGGCGGCGTCGACTGGACCGTGCTCCCGACCGCCGAGCCCGGGAGCGGCCCGCTCTCCCAGGACTACTCGGTGATCGAGAACGCGGTGGCCAACGCCGTGCTCGCCGATCTCGACGGCGACGGTCGCCGCGAGGTCCTCCTTCCCTCCTACGACGGGCGGCTGCACGTCTGGTGGCTCGACAAGAGCGAACACGGTCTCTGGCCTTTTGCCGTGCCGGGCAGCGGCATCCGCTTCGCGAGCGAGCCGGCCGTGGCCGACCTCGACGGCGACGGCCAGGCGGAGGTGATCTTCGCCTCGTGGCCCGAGAAGAACACCGGACGCACCGGCGACCTCTTCGTCCTCTCGTCGAGCGGCCAGATCCTGCAGCAGGTCGCGCTGCCGGCGCCGTTCGGCAGTGCCACCTGGAACGGGGCGCTCGGCGCACCGACGCTCGCCGACCTCGACGGCGATGCCGACCTCGAGCTGGTGCTCGGGACGGCCTCGACCGGCCTGGTCGCCTACGACCTGCCGGGCACCGCCAACGCGCGGCGCCTCTGGCCGACCGGTCGCGGCAGCAGGCTGCGCGACGGCAATCTCCCGCTCGCCCTCTTCCGCGACGGCTTCGAGACCGGCGCGCCGCTGCGCTGGCGGCGCACGCCCTGA
- a CDS encoding SpoIIE family protein phosphatase: MSAWVLEIETGRQPRTSRDVDRDLLIVGRGADCHLQVADPHVSRQHCTIERRGEELWVEDLGSRGGTRLNGRPVPAGGRLANGDLLDLSEETRIVVRHSSCADDGDHPPTTGAVFRDAASMLVRRADLEAASSATELRRYAERLQLINEVHQALGESPSRDALLEMILDRVFATLRPEQAAVLLIDATGELTASVTRPSGLSPERVFFSRSLLREVTGRRQAALVLDAPSDERFAGAASILDSGVRSLIAAPLLTPAGALGMLVLSSRLRVRQFADEDLVLLASLASVAALHLRNLDLAEEAAERRRLAQELELARRIQLALLPSRLPEVDGYELLAGNVPSRGVSGDLYKAEVHPETGVLTCLVCDVSGKGMAASLLGASLEALATGPIEIGLPPEGICVRVSRRLYARTPPEKYATGFIARVDPSSHRLEWANAGHNTALLLRRDGTIERLSASGPPLGLLPNADYQAHATELGRGDLLLIYTDGITEAVDPADEEFGLERLAAIAGKHRDAPLGELRSCIERAVDTFVRGVPFADDRTVLFLRRKSG, translated from the coding sequence ATGTCCGCCTGGGTCCTCGAGATCGAAACCGGCCGCCAGCCCCGCACCTCCCGAGACGTCGACCGCGACCTGCTGATCGTCGGCCGCGGCGCCGACTGCCACCTGCAGGTCGCCGACCCGCACGTCTCCCGTCAACACTGCACGATCGAGCGGCGGGGTGAGGAGCTCTGGGTCGAGGACCTCGGCTCGCGCGGCGGCACGCGGCTCAACGGCCGCCCGGTGCCGGCCGGCGGCCGGCTCGCCAACGGCGATCTTCTCGACCTCTCCGAGGAGACGCGGATCGTCGTTCGTCATTCGTCGTGCGCCGACGACGGCGACCATCCGCCGACGACCGGTGCGGTCTTTCGCGATGCCGCATCGATGCTCGTGCGTCGCGCCGACCTCGAGGCGGCGAGCTCGGCGACCGAGCTGCGCCGCTACGCCGAACGCCTGCAACTCATCAACGAGGTGCACCAGGCGCTCGGCGAATCGCCGTCGCGCGACGCCCTGCTCGAGATGATTCTCGACCGTGTCTTCGCCACCCTGCGCCCCGAGCAGGCCGCCGTGCTGCTGATCGACGCCACCGGCGAGCTCACCGCCTCGGTGACGCGACCCTCGGGGCTCTCGCCCGAGCGGGTCTTCTTCTCCCGCAGCCTGCTGCGCGAAGTCACCGGACGACGTCAGGCGGCGCTGGTGCTCGACGCCCCGAGCGACGAGCGCTTCGCCGGTGCGGCCTCCATCCTCGATTCCGGCGTGCGCAGCCTGATCGCGGCTCCGCTCCTCACCCCGGCCGGGGCGCTCGGCATGCTCGTCCTCTCGTCGCGGCTGCGGGTGCGGCAGTTCGCTGACGAGGACCTCGTGCTGCTCGCCTCGCTCGCCTCGGTGGCCGCCCTCCACCTGCGCAACCTCGACCTTGCCGAGGAGGCCGCCGAACGGCGCCGACTGGCGCAGGAGCTCGAGCTCGCCCGCCGCATCCAGCTCGCCCTGCTGCCGTCGCGCCTGCCCGAGGTCGACGGCTACGAGCTGCTGGCAGGCAACGTGCCGTCGCGCGGCGTCTCCGGCGATCTCTACAAGGCCGAAGTGCATCCCGAGACGGGAGTGCTCACCTGCCTGGTCTGCGACGTCTCGGGCAAGGGGATGGCCGCGTCGCTCCTCGGCGCCTCGCTCGAGGCGCTGGCGACCGGACCGATCGAGATCGGACTCCCCCCGGAGGGGATCTGCGTGCGCGTTTCGCGCCGTCTCTACGCGCGCACCCCCCCGGAGAAGTACGCCACCGGCTTCATCGCCCGGGTCGATCCGTCGAGCCACCGGCTCGAGTGGGCCAACGCCGGCCACAACACGGCCCTCCTCCTGCGGCGCGACGGCACGATCGAACGTCTCTCCGCCTCGGGCCCGCCGCTCGGACTGCTGCCGAACGCCGACTACCAGGCGCATGCCACCGAGCTCGGCCGCGGCGACCTGCTGCTGATCTACACCGACGGCATCACCGAGGCGGTCGATCCGGCCGACGAGGAGTTCGGTCTCGAGCGTCTGGCGGCGATCGCCGGCAAGCACCGCGACGCGCCGCTCGGCGAGCTCCGCTCGTGCATCGAGCGCGCCGTCGACACCTTCGTGCGCGGCGTCCCGTTCGCCGACGACCGCACCGTCCTCTTCCTGCGCCGGAAGAGCGGCTGA
- the aceK gene encoding bifunctional isocitrate dehydrogenase kinase/phosphatase encodes MSDPRASRGASLLLGGYLQYRGAFRVLTLKAADRFAARDWASAQRDSVERHAAYRRGLDKTLAKLRSLWGDDVAKREPWRQMKAAYLDLAETLPDLELAETFFNSATRRVFATVGIDPEIEFVSPVTDVGDTGEPSGETERFAPCGSLAALLATALAHHLPRAGFADLAGDLALAVEVIRRQVPDADAAGIELVKSPFYRGQGAYVIGRLLAPAARCPVVFAFTHPEGPPAGAHLDAVLLSEDEVSIVFSFTRSYFFVDCERPRELVRFLKSIMPRKPVGELYNSIGHNKHGKTELYRALLHHLETTDDRFEIARGERGMVMVVFDLPGFDSVFKVIRDRFDYPKSTTRAEVMAKYRLVFEHDRAGRLVDAQEFEHLAFDRRRFSDELLAELAAKVSGTVRIGERQVDIAHVYTERRLTPLDVYLREASPADADAAILDFGETLRDLAATDIFPGDMLLKNFGATRHKRVVFYDYDELCRVTDSNFRDLPEPSSDEEETAGEAWFYVDEKDIFPEEFLRFLGLRGSARERFLAAHGDLLTSAYWRNLRTELLAGRLFDVLPYPAARRLRRD; translated from the coding sequence GTGAGCGACCCACGCGCCTCCCGCGGCGCCTCGCTGCTGCTCGGCGGTTATCTCCAGTACCGCGGCGCCTTCCGCGTGTTGACGCTGAAGGCCGCCGACCGCTTCGCTGCCCGCGACTGGGCGAGCGCTCAGCGCGATTCGGTCGAACGGCACGCCGCCTACCGCCGCGGGCTCGACAAGACCCTCGCCAAGCTGCGCTCGCTCTGGGGCGACGACGTCGCCAAGCGCGAGCCCTGGCGCCAGATGAAGGCCGCCTACCTCGACCTTGCCGAGACGCTGCCCGACCTCGAGCTCGCCGAGACCTTCTTCAATTCGGCCACGCGTCGCGTCTTCGCCACCGTCGGCATCGACCCGGAGATCGAGTTCGTCAGCCCGGTGACCGACGTCGGCGACACCGGCGAGCCCTCCGGCGAGACCGAGCGCTTTGCCCCGTGCGGCTCGCTCGCCGCGCTCCTCGCCACGGCGCTCGCCCACCATCTGCCGCGGGCAGGATTCGCCGACCTCGCCGGCGACCTCGCGCTGGCCGTCGAGGTCATCCGCCGGCAGGTGCCGGACGCCGACGCCGCGGGGATCGAGCTCGTCAAGTCGCCGTTCTATCGCGGCCAGGGCGCCTACGTCATCGGCCGCCTGCTGGCCCCGGCGGCGCGGTGCCCCGTCGTCTTCGCCTTCACCCATCCCGAGGGCCCGCCCGCCGGGGCGCACCTCGATGCCGTGCTGCTCAGCGAAGACGAGGTCTCGATCGTCTTCAGCTTCACCCGCTCCTACTTCTTCGTCGACTGCGAGCGACCGCGCGAGCTGGTGCGCTTCCTCAAGTCGATCATGCCGCGCAAGCCGGTCGGCGAGCTCTACAACTCGATCGGCCACAACAAGCACGGCAAGACCGAGCTCTACCGCGCGCTCCTCCACCATCTCGAGACCACCGACGACCGCTTCGAGATCGCCCGCGGCGAGCGCGGCATGGTGATGGTCGTCTTCGACCTGCCGGGCTTCGACTCGGTGTTCAAGGTGATCCGCGACCGCTTCGACTACCCGAAGTCGACGACCCGAGCCGAGGTGATGGCCAAGTACCGGCTGGTCTTCGAGCACGACCGCGCCGGGCGGCTGGTCGACGCCCAGGAGTTCGAGCATCTCGCCTTCGATCGGCGTCGCTTCTCCGACGAGCTGCTCGCCGAGCTCGCCGCCAAGGTCAGCGGCACGGTGCGCATCGGCGAACGGCAGGTCGACATCGCCCACGTCTACACCGAGCGCCGGCTCACCCCGCTCGACGTCTACCTGCGCGAGGCCTCGCCCGCCGACGCCGACGCGGCGATCCTCGACTTCGGCGAGACGCTGCGCGACCTCGCGGCCACCGACATCTTCCCCGGCGACATGCTGCTGAAGAACTTCGGGGCCACGCGCCACAAGCGGGTGGTGTTCTACGACTACGACGAGCTCTGCCGGGTCACCGACAGCAACTTCCGCGACCTGCCGGAGCCCTCGAGCGACGAGGAGGAGACGGCGGGCGAGGCCTGGTTCTACGTCGACGAGAAGGACATCTTCCCCGAGGAGTTCCTGCGCTTCCTCGGCCTGCGCGGCAGCGCCCGCGAGCGCTTCCTCGCCGCCCACGGCGACCTGCTCACCTCTGCCTACTGGCGCAACCTGCGCACCGAGCTCCTCGCCGGTCGCCTCTTCGACGTCCTCCCCTACCCGGCCGCGCGCCGGCTGCGGCGCGACTGA
- a CDS encoding UDP-N-acetylmuramoylalanyl-D-glutamyl-2, 6-diaminopimelate--D-alanyl-D-alanine ligase: MATPIPSNQAVFSLGELVAATGGRLVDADPATTIAGISADSRTVPAGGLFVALWVAPGGPIAFARDGHDFVAAARQRGAFPLVERSRDLAGPRLEVDDTLVALGEIARHFVARETRGRPVPALAVGGAVGKTTTKTLAAAAAEALFGPVLVTAGSLNNLLGVPMTLFTLGPSHRVLVIECGTSTTGEIPRLGRIVQPDVALVLNADIEHSAGLGDLTAIADEEGSLFAAARRAAITWHEDLELMSRLAQQRSGRGIETFTFGHGTAGAPPPDVRIAGREVRDDGTTAIALEVSARLAAGGPRPLVISTPLLGAAAANNLAAAVAATAVLRGEPLSVDELGAVAAALGAVPAVPGRLTPRRSGRILVIDDSYNANPRSMRAALAAAREVADRRGARLIVALGDMLELGELSRAMHGAVLEEAERAAPALLALVGSEMLAAVRARGLALPRLVAASSETMAPALAMALAPGDVLLIKGSRGMRMERLLEPLAARFGAEG, from the coding sequence GTGGCGACCCCGATCCCCTCCAATCAGGCTGTCTTCTCTCTCGGCGAGCTCGTCGCGGCGACCGGCGGTCGCCTCGTCGATGCCGACCCGGCGACGACGATCGCCGGCATTTCCGCCGACTCGCGCACCGTCCCGGCGGGTGGTCTCTTCGTCGCGCTCTGGGTGGCGCCGGGGGGGCCGATCGCCTTCGCTCGCGACGGGCACGACTTCGTTGCCGCGGCGCGCCAGCGCGGCGCCTTTCCGCTCGTCGAACGCAGCCGCGATCTGGCCGGCCCGCGACTCGAGGTCGACGACACGCTCGTCGCCCTCGGCGAGATCGCTCGCCACTTCGTCGCCCGCGAAACGCGCGGGCGCCCGGTGCCGGCGCTCGCCGTCGGCGGCGCGGTCGGCAAGACGACCACCAAGACCCTCGCTGCCGCGGCGGCCGAGGCGCTCTTCGGGCCGGTCCTGGTCACCGCCGGAAGCCTCAACAACCTCCTCGGCGTGCCGATGACCCTCTTCACGCTGGGGCCGTCGCACCGCGTGCTGGTGATCGAGTGCGGCACCTCGACGACCGGCGAAATCCCGCGCCTCGGACGGATCGTCCAGCCCGACGTGGCGCTGGTGCTCAACGCCGACATCGAGCATTCGGCGGGCCTCGGCGACCTCACCGCGATCGCCGACGAGGAGGGCTCGCTCTTCGCCGCCGCCCGCCGCGCCGCGATCACCTGGCACGAAGACCTCGAGCTGATGAGCCGCCTGGCGCAGCAGCGAAGCGGACGTGGGATCGAGACGTTCACCTTCGGCCACGGGACCGCCGGCGCACCGCCACCCGACGTGCGCATCGCCGGGCGCGAGGTGCGCGACGACGGCACCACGGCGATCGCTCTCGAGGTCTCCGCCCGGCTCGCCGCCGGGGGTCCGCGCCCGCTGGTCATCTCCACCCCCCTGCTCGGTGCCGCGGCGGCGAACAACCTCGCCGCGGCAGTCGCCGCGACCGCCGTGCTGCGCGGCGAGCCGCTGTCGGTCGACGAGCTCGGCGCCGTGGCCGCCGCCCTCGGCGCCGTCCCGGCGGTCCCCGGACGTCTCACTCCGCGCCGCTCCGGTCGGATCCTGGTGATCGACGACAGCTACAACGCCAACCCGAGGTCGATGCGCGCCGCGCTCGCCGCGGCGCGCGAGGTGGCCGATCGGCGCGGCGCCCGGCTGATCGTCGCGCTCGGCGACATGCTCGAGCTCGGCGAGCTGTCGCGCGCCATGCACGGCGCCGTCCTCGAGGAGGCGGAGCGCGCCGCCCCGGCGCTCCTGGCGCTGGTCGGCAGCGAGATGCTCGCCGCGGTGCGGGCGAGAGGGCTCGCTCTGCCCCGGCTCGTCGCCGCCAGCTCCGAGACGATGGCGCCGGCGCTCGCCATGGCGCTCGCCCCGGGCGACGTCCTGCTGATCAAGGGCTCGCGCGGCATGCGGATGGAGCGCCTGCTCGAGCCGCTCGCGGCCCGCTTCGGAGCCGAAGGGTGA
- a CDS encoding DNA-3-methyladenine glycosylase 2 family protein, with translation MRHTASPPFDTRAAAAELARRDRRLGRLIARVGECRLAVAPARVSPYAALAEAIVYQQLHGRAAAAIWRRLTTSFGRSGAPAARRLAVADLEALRAVGLSRNKALALQDLARRAVARQIPGRAAAERLDDEALVEQLTAVRGVGRWTVEMLLLFTLGRPDILPVGDFGVRKGFALAYGREAMPTPHELQAHGEGWRPFRSVASWYLWRALDTP, from the coding sequence ATGCGACACACCGCCTCTCCGCCGTTCGACACCCGGGCGGCGGCCGCCGAGCTGGCGCGCCGGGATCGCCGGCTCGGCCGGCTGATCGCGCGGGTCGGCGAGTGCCGGCTGGCCGTGGCGCCGGCTCGGGTCAGTCCGTATGCGGCGCTCGCCGAGGCGATCGTCTACCAGCAGCTCCACGGCAGGGCGGCGGCGGCCATCTGGCGCCGGCTCACCACGAGCTTCGGGCGGAGCGGTGCTCCCGCGGCGCGGCGGCTGGCGGTGGCCGATCTCGAGGCGCTGCGCGCGGTGGGGCTCTCCCGCAACAAGGCGTTGGCGTTGCAGGATCTCGCCCGTCGTGCCGTGGCGCGGCAGATCCCCGGCCGGGCGGCGGCCGAGCGACTCGACGACGAGGCGCTCGTCGAGCAGTTGACGGCGGTCCGCGGCGTCGGGCGCTGGACCGTCGAGATGCTGCTGCTCTTCACCCTCGGCCGTCCCGACATCCTGCCGGTCGGCGACTTCGGCGTGCGCAAGGGCTTCGCCTTGGCCTACGGGCGGGAGGCGATGCCGACGCCGCACGAGCTCCAGGCGCACGGCGAGGGCTGGCGTCCCTTTCGTTCGGTGGCCAGCTGGTACCTCTGGCGGGCCCTCGACACCCCGTGA
- the icd gene encoding NADP-dependent isocitrate dehydrogenase: protein MSDWRFTVPAGGEKITLVDGKLHVPDHPILPFIEGDGTGRDIWRASVRVLDAAVEKAYGGKRKIAWMEVLAGQKSFDEAGSWLPEATVEAFREYLVGIKGPLTTPIGGGIRSLNVALRQLLDLYVCLRPVRWFQGVPSPVKHPEKVDMVIFRENTEDIYAGIEWQAGSPEVKKIVEFLKNEFPKEFGKIRFPGTVGIGIKPVSQEGTERLVRAAIQYALANGKKSVTFVHKGNIMKYTEGAFRNWGYELAEREFGDKVYTWEQWERTKRTGGEKAANEEQKAALASGKILVKDAIADITLQQVLTRPDEFDVIATLNLNGDYLSDALAAQVGGIGIAPGGNVNYTTGHAVFEATHGTAPKYADLDQVNPGSVVLSGEMMLRYMGWTEAADLIIKGMDGAIAAKRVTYDFARLMEGATKIKCSEFGDALIAHM, encoded by the coding sequence ATGTCCGATTGGCGATTCACGGTCCCCGCCGGCGGCGAGAAGATCACGCTCGTCGACGGCAAGCTGCACGTCCCCGACCATCCGATCCTCCCGTTCATCGAAGGCGACGGCACCGGGCGTGACATCTGGCGCGCCTCGGTGCGCGTGCTCGACGCCGCGGTCGAGAAGGCTTACGGCGGCAAGCGCAAGATCGCCTGGATGGAGGTGCTCGCCGGTCAGAAGTCGTTCGACGAGGCCGGTAGCTGGCTGCCGGAGGCGACGGTCGAGGCGTTCCGCGAGTACCTGGTGGGCATCAAGGGACCGCTCACCACGCCGATCGGCGGCGGCATCCGCTCGCTCAACGTGGCGCTCCGCCAGTTGCTCGACCTCTACGTCTGCCTGCGCCCGGTGCGCTGGTTCCAGGGCGTCCCCTCCCCGGTCAAGCACCCGGAGAAGGTGGACATGGTGATCTTCCGCGAGAACACCGAGGACATCTACGCCGGCATCGAATGGCAGGCCGGATCGCCCGAGGTCAAGAAGATCGTCGAGTTCCTCAAGAACGAGTTCCCCAAGGAGTTCGGCAAGATCCGCTTCCCCGGCACGGTCGGCATCGGCATCAAGCCGGTCTCGCAGGAGGGCACCGAGCGCCTGGTGCGCGCCGCCATCCAGTACGCCCTGGCCAACGGCAAGAAGAGCGTCACCTTCGTGCACAAGGGCAACATCATGAAGTACACCGAGGGCGCCTTCCGCAACTGGGGCTACGAGCTCGCCGAGCGCGAGTTCGGCGACAAGGTCTACACCTGGGAGCAGTGGGAGCGCACGAAGCGGACCGGCGGCGAGAAGGCGGCCAACGAGGAGCAGAAGGCGGCGCTCGCCTCCGGCAAGATCCTGGTCAAGGACGCCATCGCCGACATCACCCTGCAGCAGGTGCTGACCCGGCCGGACGAGTTCGACGTCATCGCCACGCTCAACCTCAACGGCGACTACCTCTCCGACGCCCTCGCCGCGCAGGTCGGCGGCATCGGCATCGCGCCGGGCGGCAACGTCAACTACACGACCGGCCACGCCGTCTTCGAGGCGACCCACGGCACGGCACCGAAGTACGCCGATCTCGACCAGGTCAACCCGGGCTCGGTCGTCCTCTCCGGCGAGATGATGCTGCGCTACATGGGCTGGACCGAGGCCGCCGACCTGATCATCAAGGGAATGGACGGTGCCATCGCCGCCAAGCGCGTCACCTACGACTTCGCGCGGCTGATGGAAGGTGCCACCAAGATCAAGTGCAGCGAGTTCGGCGACGCGCTGATCGCCCACATGTGA
- the xth gene encoding exodeoxyribonuclease III, translating to MKTAKIATWNVNSVKARQERLLAWLGRHAPDVLCLQELKTEAAGFPLSAVQEAGYRAVLHGQKTYNGVAILAREEPQEVEVGFGDGGDESQARLIAATVGDLRVASVYVPNGQTVGSEKWVYKLDWLRRLAAWVERQPAAPLVVCGDLNIAPESRDAANPESWADSVLCHPDARAAFARLLAAGLVDAFRLLRPEDGLYSWWDYRQLGFPRNDGLRIDHVLVASALATRCTAAAIDRDERKGKLPSDHAPVIVELG from the coding sequence GTGAAGACCGCCAAGATCGCCACCTGGAACGTCAACTCGGTCAAGGCCCGCCAGGAGCGACTCCTCGCCTGGCTCGGGCGGCATGCGCCCGATGTCCTCTGCCTGCAGGAGCTCAAGACCGAAGCCGCGGGATTCCCGCTCTCCGCCGTGCAGGAGGCTGGCTATCGCGCGGTGCTGCACGGCCAGAAGACCTACAACGGGGTCGCCATCCTGGCGCGCGAGGAGCCGCAGGAGGTCGAGGTCGGTTTCGGCGACGGCGGGGACGAGAGCCAGGCGCGGTTGATCGCCGCGACCGTCGGCGACCTGCGGGTCGCCTCGGTCTACGTGCCGAACGGTCAGACGGTCGGCTCGGAGAAATGGGTCTATAAGCTCGACTGGCTGCGGCGGCTCGCCGCCTGGGTCGAGCGCCAGCCGGCCGCGCCGCTCGTCGTCTGCGGCGATCTCAACATCGCTCCCGAATCGCGGGACGCGGCGAACCCCGAGAGCTGGGCGGACTCGGTGCTCTGCCACCCGGATGCGCGCGCCGCCTTCGCCCGGCTGCTCGCCGCGGGCCTGGTCGATGCCTTCCGCCTCCTGCGCCCGGAGGACGGCCTCTATTCCTGGTGGGACTACCGCCAGCTCGGCTTTCCACGCAACGACGGGCTGCGGATCGACCACGTTCTCGTCGCCTCGGCGCTCGCCACGCGCTGCACCGCCGCGGCGATCGACCGCGACGAGCGCAAGGGCAAGCTCCCCTCCGATCACGCGCCGGTGATCGTCGAGCTCGGCTGA
- a CDS encoding radical SAM protein, with product MICRMIFDELCVHANGDLVCSCADPPGRRVFGNVHRDRIDEVYNGPLYRAARSDQLAAAGDSYCPVIESFCGGRVSRPTADDQATGRVVRVLQLEPISRCNLRCPECPTTSFGTHPAFRGDRAAVLPLAVMLDVVAQLPYLEKILFYNFGEPFLHPQAIDFLREVRRRRPEVTIHTSTNGLALSRTAIEAIAAEALLDRIVFSIDGARESSYRRYRVGGSLSKALAAMRLLLEALDAHATRRRVEVLWQYILFTWNDSEAELAAARELAGRLGVRIEWVLTHTQGASRRIREGSDAARRLLGGDDYRALTCDARMASLWRHRGVASSFYAASIAPEPRALRTTPGGRFATIVRIANASPGTWPVGSSRGVRLGVRLETPEGRPIRELPGLPLPEAVGRRHGSGWLVLDGKAPEQPGRYRLFVDLVHEGVAWFSERSSAPAICHLEVGDGPLRAAAGLSHEICRAMLGQDPESPEAESWRRRLDAGEPSEALLQDLGRRLAGEEVSLRLDAARERVARALALVPPAPVPAR from the coding sequence ATGATCTGCCGCATGATCTTCGACGAGCTCTGCGTGCACGCCAACGGCGACCTGGTCTGCTCCTGCGCCGATCCGCCGGGTCGGCGTGTCTTCGGCAACGTTCACCGCGACCGCATCGACGAGGTCTACAACGGCCCGCTCTACCGCGCCGCGCGCAGCGACCAGCTCGCCGCGGCGGGCGACTCCTACTGCCCGGTGATCGAGTCGTTCTGCGGCGGGCGCGTCTCACGCCCCACCGCGGACGACCAGGCGACGGGGCGCGTCGTCCGCGTCCTGCAGCTCGAGCCGATCTCGCGCTGCAACCTTCGCTGCCCCGAATGCCCGACGACCTCCTTCGGCACGCACCCGGCCTTCCGCGGCGATCGCGCCGCCGTCCTGCCGCTCGCCGTCATGCTCGACGTGGTGGCCCAGCTTCCGTATCTCGAGAAGATCCTCTTCTACAACTTCGGCGAGCCGTTCCTCCATCCGCAGGCGATCGACTTCCTGCGCGAAGTCCGACGCCGTCGTCCCGAGGTCACGATCCACACGAGCACCAACGGCCTGGCGCTCTCTCGCACCGCCATCGAGGCGATCGCCGCCGAGGCGCTGCTCGACCGGATCGTCTTCTCCATCGACGGGGCCCGGGAATCGAGCTATCGCCGTTACCGGGTCGGCGGCTCGCTGAGCAAGGCCCTCGCGGCGATGCGGCTGCTGCTCGAGGCGCTCGACGCGCACGCCACGCGCCGGCGCGTCGAGGTCCTCTGGCAGTACATCCTCTTCACGTGGAACGACTCGGAGGCCGAGCTCGCCGCGGCGCGGGAGCTCGCCGGCCGACTCGGCGTGAGGATCGAGTGGGTGCTCACCCACACCCAGGGAGCCTCTCGTCGGATCCGTGAAGGAAGCGATGCCGCACGCCGCCTGCTCGGCGGCGACGACTACCGGGCGCTCACCTGCGATGCCCGGATGGCGAGCCTCTGGCGCCATCGCGGCGTCGCGTCGTCGTTCTATGCCGCCAGCATCGCACCGGAGCCGCGGGCCTTGCGCACCACCCCCGGGGGGCGCTTCGCCACCATCGTGAGAATCGCCAACGCCAGTCCGGGAACCTGGCCCGTCGGATCCTCGCGAGGCGTGCGCCTCGGCGTCCGTCTCGAGACGCCGGAGGGCCGGCCGATTCGCGAGCTCCCCGGCCTGCCGCTCCCCGAGGCGGTCGGCCGCCGCCACGGCTCGGGCTGGCTGGTGCTCGACGGCAAGGCCCCGGAGCAGCCGGGCCGCTATCGACTCTTCGTCGATCTGGTCCACGAAGGGGTCGCCTGGTTCTCCGAACGAAGCTCCGCCCCGGCCATCTGCCATCTCGAGGTCGGGGACGGTCCGCTCCGCGCCGCCGCGGGGCTGTCCCACGAGATCTGCCGAGCGATGCTGGGACAGGATCCGGAGTCGCCCGAGGCCGAATCGTGGCGACGACGCCTCGACGCCGGAGAGCCGAGTGAGGCCCTCCTCCAGGATCTCGGCCGGCGGCTCGCCGGCGAAGAGGTGTCGCTCCGCCTCGACGCGGCGCGCGAGCGCGTCGCCCGGGCCCTCGCGCTGGTCCCCCCGGCGCCCGTTCCGGCGCGATAG